A stretch of Paenibacillus peoriae DNA encodes these proteins:
- a CDS encoding LysR family transcriptional regulator gives MELRVLRYFLTVARLESITHAANVLHVTQPTLSRQLADLEKNLGTQLLIRGKKKVSLTDAGMLLRQRAEEILTIADKTEREFKDQNNLVGGTISIGSVESLTSHYLFQTLKAFHEEYPQVNYYIYSGTGDDIKEKIDKGLLEIGILLEPINIEKYDFIRLPQKERWGILTQASSPLAQKEYVTPNDLVGVPLLLSSRPTVQNEIANWFADEYENIHVLATYNLISNIVNFVDNGMGTAICIEGALAMTGSKHLCFRPFFPELKFSCVIVWKKHKIFNQATSHLIQLIKYASQA, from the coding sequence ATGGAGTTAAGAGTGCTTCGTTATTTTCTTACAGTCGCTCGTTTGGAAAGTATTACGCATGCAGCAAATGTACTACATGTAACACAGCCGACATTAAGCAGACAATTAGCTGACTTAGAAAAAAATTTAGGAACTCAATTGCTTATTCGCGGTAAAAAAAAGGTGTCATTAACGGATGCTGGCATGCTTTTACGTCAGAGGGCAGAAGAAATCCTAACGATTGCGGATAAAACAGAGAGAGAATTCAAAGATCAAAATAATCTGGTTGGAGGGACTATCTCTATAGGAAGCGTCGAATCACTAACATCGCATTATTTATTTCAAACATTAAAAGCTTTTCATGAAGAGTATCCACAGGTTAATTATTATATTTATAGCGGAACAGGGGATGATATAAAGGAAAAAATAGACAAAGGATTACTTGAAATTGGGATTTTATTAGAGCCCATAAATATTGAAAAATACGATTTCATCAGATTGCCTCAAAAGGAACGATGGGGAATTCTAACACAGGCTTCATCCCCTCTTGCACAAAAAGAATATGTTACTCCCAATGATCTTGTTGGAGTTCCTTTACTTCTTTCTAGTCGTCCAACAGTACAAAATGAAATTGCTAATTGGTTTGCTGATGAATATGAAAATATACATGTTCTAGCCACATACAACTTAATTTCTAACATAGTTAATTTTGTAGATAATGGTATGGGAACTGCTATTTGTATTGAAGGTGCTCTTGCGATGACAGGTTCAAAACATCTTTGCTTCAGACCATTTTTTCCAGAACTCAAATTTAGTTGTGTTATTGTTTGGAAGAAACACAAGATTTTTAACCAGGCTACTTCTCACTTAATTCAATTAATCAAGTATGCCTCACAAGCATAA